The genomic stretch GGTTTCTGCCTACTCATGTTAGGGGTTCTTACGGTCCATTTTCTCCCTGCCCGCTTCCCAGATCGGTGCGTAAGATCGTGAGCTTGGACACTCACATAGCGCTGGCATGCGCGGGGCTCAAGGCGGACGCTCGTGTGCTCATCAACCGGGCGCGGATCGAGTGCCAGAGCCACCGCCTCACCGTGGAGGATCCTGTCACGGTCGAGTATATCACTCGCTACATCGCCGGTCTGCAGCAGAAGTACACCCAGAGTGGCGGTGTACGACCCTTTGGGCTCTCGGCGCTCATCATTGGCTTTGACCCTTACTCTGGCGCGCCTGCGCTATACCAGACTGACCCGTCCGGAACTTTCTCGGCCTGGAAAGCAAATGCTACCGGAAGGAACTCGAATTCAATGCGGGAGTTCCTGGAAAAGAACTATAAGGAGACCTCCGGGCAGGAAACCGTGAAACTGGCTATTAGGGCACTACTTGAAGTAAGTTTGTTACTCACTTTCTCTTCATGGTTATGATATTGTCATGGGTTT from Zingiber officinale cultivar Zhangliang unplaced genomic scaffold, Zo_v1.1 ctg133, whole genome shotgun sequence encodes the following:
- the LOC122036121 gene encoding proteasome subunit alpha type-7-like produces the protein MARYDRAITVFSPDGHLFQVEYALEAVRKGNAAVGVRGTDVIVLGVEKKSTPKLQDSRSVRKIVSLDTHIALACAGLKADARVLINRARIECQSHRLTVEDPVTVEYITRYIAGLQQKYTQSGGVRPFGLSALIIGFDPYSGAPALYQTDPSGTFSAWKANATGRNSNSMREFLEKNYKETSGQETVKLAIRALLEVVESGGKNIEIAVMTKEQGLRQLEESEIDAIVAEIEAEKAAAEAAKKAPSKDS